Within the Hyalangium gracile genome, the region CAACTCGGCCATGCTCCGCAGCGGATGGCTCACCAGCCTTCCCATCGCCACGGCCAGTTCCACCACGGCCTCCTCCGCCCCCTCCATCACCCGGCTGAGCACATCCGCGTCGTCGTACACCTCCGCCAGCACTCCGCCCTGCCTGCTCTCCCTCAGCTCCTCATCCACCTCGAAGAAGGCCATGCCGTTGCGCCCCGAGTAGAAGCGCCCCACCTCGAAGCCACGCGCTCGAAACGCTCCCTCCTTCCACTCCACAGGCGCCACGCGCTGCTGCGTCTCTCCCGTGAGCGCCCACGCCAGGTACCCGTCCGGCCTCAGCACTGCCAGCCCCCGGAAGCGCTTCACTCGCTCCAGCAGCTCCTCGCGCCCTGGCTCCTCTTCCCCCTCCATCACCTCTCTCAACAAGTAGCTGGCCACCAGCCGTGGGCCAAAGCCGGCCAGCGTGACGGGCTTGCCCAGCAGCACCTCATACAGCTGCGCCGCTTCCTCCGGCGTCAATGGCTCCCCTCGCGCCGGCAGCTCGTTGAGGTTGTCCAACCCGCCCAGCAGCAGCACCGCCTCGAAGCCATCCACCTGCACCAGCCCGCCCATCACCGCGCGCGCCACCAGCCCCGCGGGGCCACTGCTGCCTTCGCGGCCCGACGGCTGCGCCTTCTCTTTGCTCGCGGCCACCGGGCCTGGCGCGTCCTGGGGGGTGGCTGGCCGGTAGCGCAGCCGCTCCAGCATCGCCACCCCTCCCAGCGGCGGCCCGCCCCGGCCGCTGGCGCAGCCCGCGACCACCGCCCACAGCACCACCACCGCCCATCCCTTCGTGGCTCGGGGCACGTGCCGCTTCTCTCGGCTCTCCTTCATCTCTCCTCCCCCTCCGCTCTCCGGCTCCAGCGCGGATTCAGCACTCAGTAGAATCCTCTGCCGCAGGGGACTCCATGCCCTCCCGCGTGAGAATGCGAGCGTGCTCTGCTCCTCCACGGCCTCGATGCGCACCGGCACTGGCAGCGGCGGCATGGACGCTGCGGCAGCCTGTTGTTAGCGTCGCCAGGCTTCACGGGAGGCACTCATGCGGTGGCGCTACGTGGCGATAGGAATCCTTTCAGCCCTGGCGCTGACCGCCTGCCCCTCGGAGTTCGGCAAGGACGGCCGCGTGGCCAAGGCCGTCCATCAGGATGCGCAGGAGCAGGTCA harbors:
- a CDS encoding Tox-REase-5 domain-containing protein is translated as MKESREKRHVPRATKGWAVVVLWAVVAGCASGRGGPPLGGVAMLERLRYRPATPQDAPGPVAASKEKAQPSGREGSSGPAGLVARAVMGGLVQVDGFEAVLLLGGLDNLNELPARGEPLTPEEAAQLYEVLLGKPVTLAGFGPRLVASYLLREVMEGEEEPGREELLERVKRFRGLAVLRPDGYLAWALTGETQQRVAPVEWKEGAFRARGFEVGRFYSGRNGMAFFEVDEELRESRQGGVLAEVYDDADVLSRVMEGAEEAVVELAVAMGRLVSHPLRSMAELEQLPTAVVALLKNSPEYLERFRRMTRGEQLRVLSKLGTTLLCTYGTAASTARTVGATGRGLEVVSVPALRLTAEGALAVERVAVPVGRVVTALRGGPGAALILHRANDAARGGQPAAPEGPGQWGPAHEVMSRRAARYQEQISGHAASEAYWVGGKDMKSGGVKLDGFEEGVLLEAKGPGYANKFTDNLAPKRWFKDSGAKQLVEQAQRQLRAIPGVPIRWHVAEEKAAAAIRKLLEDAKVKGIEVVHTPALQ